One window of the Candidatus Chryseobacterium colombiense genome contains the following:
- a CDS encoding helix-turn-helix domain-containing protein produces MQLSEAKEKYIQTWGTLATNWGINRTMAQVHALLLAEGKPLSTDEVMEMLAISRGNANMNLRNLMDWGLVRKELMKGDRKEYFFAERDMWYLFKQLVKERKKREIEPVLSSISELKNIDENTEEAQKFTALMDEMENVTGKIFNIMDLAIKSDDHWLVGKITNLLK; encoded by the coding sequence ATGCAACTTTCAGAAGCTAAAGAAAAATATATTCAGACTTGGGGAACTTTGGCGACCAATTGGGGAATTAACCGTACGATGGCACAGGTTCATGCATTGCTTTTGGCTGAAGGAAAACCACTCTCTACTGATGAGGTGATGGAAATGCTTGCAATTTCAAGGGGAAATGCCAATATGAATCTGAGAAACCTTATGGATTGGGGCTTGGTAAGAAAAGAATTGATGAAGGGGGACCGAAAAGAATATTTTTTTGCAGAAAGAGATATGTGGTATCTTTTTAAACAGTTGGTGAAAGAACGTAAGAAAAGAGAAATCGAACCTGTTTTAAGTTCAATTTCTGAATTAAAAAATATAGATGAAAATACGGAAGAGGCTCAAAAATTTACCGCTTTAATGGACGAAATGGAAAATGTGACGGGAAAAATATTCAATATCATGGATCTTGCCATAAAAAGTGATGATCATTGGCTGGTCGGAAAGATCACTAATTTATTAAAATAA
- a CDS encoding von Willebrand factor type A domain-containing protein, which produces MENNHDIDKKFNEASKVEEPMTFPGFDKVWAQVEEKLDIKENKKRIIPIWLPYGIAVSLIIGLGAFYFINKNDDSAIKKTAIAQHTVYPKVNSSVQAIDSTVKSNIEKEIAVAKSSVEKPSTLVFDDKIPEPVKKVNEIYTTDQYYIKKKDNQQSEKEKYEGTDGDGVLDKEDKETSIEGVVVTGYRTVKKQSYTSSATSIASTEIVSNKRSKKYKENITSSPSIALNYVQGQTNDGYISNSPNVRTEFIEKRPNANIMNIVQGQLAGVNINTGSGQPGSKPTVLIRGIGSLNGNAQPLYVINGKVSDAKEFGKLNPNTVESINVLKDASATSLYGSRASNGVVVITTKKLSRKQRKAYEKLQKVQDSIKKAKFIEKQNNEEYDAFIENPFELTKNQSVSTFSIDVDNAAYSNIRRMINNGEMVDKNAVRIEEMINYFKYSYPQPKNDQPFSINTEYGDSPWNTKYKLLKIGLQGKSIPANQLPASNFVFLIDVSGSMDAPNKLPLLKSSFKVLLDQLRSEDKVGIVVYAGSAGMVLSPTSAREKNKIIEALDNLQAGGSTAGGEGIELAYKLAQENFIKGGNNRVIIATDGDFNVGASSTGDLQTLVEEKRKSGVFLTCLGFGMGNFKDNRMETLADKGNGNYAYIDNMQEANKFLGKEFAGSMYAIAKDVKIQIEFNPQFVKSYRLIGYENRKLKNEDFTNDAIDAGELGSGHTVTALYEIIPNDVQSDFLPKETELKYTHQTSDSNFGNELATVKFRYKKPDGDKSTEITQVVQKSDISISGASEDFKFASSVAWFGLILRNSKFIQNKDLKEVENLAKKGRGKDDEGYRAEFVRLVESYKTQQ; this is translated from the coding sequence ATGGAAAATAATCACGATATCGATAAAAAATTCAATGAGGCTTCAAAAGTGGAAGAACCTATGACTTTTCCTGGGTTTGATAAAGTTTGGGCTCAGGTTGAAGAAAAATTAGATATAAAAGAAAATAAAAAAAGAATTATTCCAATTTGGCTTCCTTACGGTATTGCAGTAAGTTTAATCATCGGTTTAGGTGCTTTTTACTTTATTAATAAAAATGATGATTCAGCAATTAAAAAAACTGCAATTGCTCAGCATACGGTTTATCCTAAAGTAAATTCTAGTGTTCAAGCGATCGATAGTACGGTGAAGTCTAATATTGAGAAGGAAATTGCGGTAGCTAAATCTTCAGTCGAAAAACCTTCAACTTTAGTGTTTGATGATAAAATTCCTGAGCCTGTAAAAAAGGTCAATGAAATTTATACTACAGATCAATATTATATTAAGAAAAAAGATAATCAACAATCTGAAAAAGAGAAATATGAAGGAACGGATGGTGATGGTGTTTTGGATAAAGAAGATAAAGAAACTAGTATTGAAGGAGTTGTAGTGACAGGTTACAGAACTGTGAAAAAACAATCTTATACTTCAAGTGCTACATCTATTGCATCAACAGAAATTGTAAGCAATAAGCGTTCAAAAAAATATAAGGAAAATATTACTTCATCACCTTCGATTGCTTTAAATTATGTTCAAGGTCAGACAAATGACGGATATATTTCGAACTCTCCTAATGTAAGAACTGAGTTCATTGAAAAGCGCCCTAATGCAAATATTATGAATATAGTTCAAGGTCAATTAGCTGGAGTTAATATTAACACTGGAAGTGGACAACCTGGATCAAAGCCGACAGTTTTAATTCGGGGAATTGGAAGTTTGAACGGTAATGCACAACCTTTATATGTGATTAACGGTAAAGTTTCGGATGCAAAAGAATTTGGCAAGCTAAATCCAAATACTGTTGAAAGTATCAATGTATTAAAAGATGCTTCAGCAACATCATTATATGGAAGCAGAGCTTCAAACGGAGTAGTTGTTATTACTACCAAAAAACTTTCAAGAAAACAAAGAAAAGCATACGAAAAACTTCAGAAAGTTCAGGATAGTATTAAAAAAGCAAAATTCATTGAAAAGCAAAATAATGAGGAATATGATGCGTTTATAGAAAATCCTTTTGAGTTGACTAAGAACCAATCGGTATCTACGTTTTCAATCGATGTTGATAATGCTGCCTATTCCAATATCAGGAGAATGATTAATAATGGAGAAATGGTAGATAAAAATGCGGTGAGAATTGAAGAAATGATCAATTATTTTAAATACTCCTATCCACAGCCGAAAAACGATCAGCCTTTTTCTATTAATACAGAGTACGGTGATTCTCCCTGGAATACTAAATACAAGCTTTTAAAGATTGGCCTTCAGGGGAAAAGTATTCCGGCGAATCAGCTTCCGGCTTCCAATTTTGTTTTCCTGATCGATGTTTCCGGTTCTATGGATGCTCCCAATAAATTACCGTTACTGAAATCTTCTTTTAAAGTTTTGCTGGATCAACTAAGATCTGAAGATAAAGTTGGAATTGTAGTTTATGCAGGAAGCGCAGGCATGGTTCTTTCTCCTACTTCAGCCCGTGAAAAAAATAAAATCATTGAAGCTTTGGATAATCTTCAGGCAGGAGGAAGTACTGCAGGAGGAGAAGGAATTGAACTGGCCTATAAACTTGCCCAGGAAAACTTCATAAAAGGAGGGAATAACCGTGTTATTATTGCTACAGACGGAGATTTCAATGTCGGAGCTTCTTCAACAGGAGATCTACAGACCTTGGTAGAAGAAAAAAGAAAATCAGGGGTTTTTCTTACGTGTTTAGGTTTCGGAATGGGTAATTTTAAAGACAACCGTATGGAAACTTTAGCCGACAAAGGCAACGGGAACTATGCTTATATCGACAATATGCAGGAAGCAAATAAATTTCTCGGGAAAGAGTTTGCAGGAAGTATGTATGCTATAGCGAAAGACGTAAAAATTCAGATCGAGTTTAATCCACAATTTGTAAAATCGTACCGATTGATCGGCTATGAAAACAGAAAGCTGAAGAATGAAGATTTTACCAACGATGCTATAGATGCTGGAGAATTGGGAAGCGGACATACAGTAACGGCTTTGTATGAGATCATTCCAAACGATGTGCAATCCGATTTTCTTCCTAAAGAAACTGAACTTAAATATACTCATCAAACTTCCGATTCAAATTTTGGAAACGAACTGGCAACGGTAAAATTCAGGTATAAAAAACCGGATGGTGACAAAAGTACTGAGATCACTCAGGTAGTACAAAAATCTGATATTTCCATTTCCGGAGCGAGCGAGGATTTTAAGTTTGCTTCTTCCGTTGCATGGTTTGGTTTGATTTTAAGAAATTCAAAATTCATCCAAAATAAAGATCTGAAAGAAGTAGAAAATCTTGCAAAAAAAGGAAGAGGTAAAGATGATGAAGGGTATAGAGCTGAGTTTGTGAGATTAGTAGAAAGTTATAAAACACAGCAATGA
- a CDS encoding sigma-70 family RNA polymerase sigma factor, whose product MEHELLIACQRNDRNAQRKVYENMAGKLYSVCRRYLKNDEDIQEVLADTFYKIFTKLDQLQNPDIFEAWAKKITVNECLQKLRAMKALHISLDENMIESSDVPVENLSFEKDILKLLNFLPEGCRAIFNLFAIEGYPHKEIATMLSISEGTSKSQLNFARKKLQELLVNHNI is encoded by the coding sequence ATGGAACACGAATTACTAATAGCATGTCAACGGAACGACCGTAACGCACAGCGGAAAGTCTACGAAAATATGGCAGGCAAACTTTACTCGGTTTGCAGACGTTACCTGAAAAATGATGAAGATATACAGGAAGTACTGGCCGATACTTTTTATAAGATTTTCACAAAGCTCGATCAGCTACAGAATCCGGATATTTTTGAAGCCTGGGCAAAAAAAATTACGGTGAATGAATGCCTGCAGAAATTAAGAGCCATGAAAGCACTTCACATTTCGCTGGATGAGAATATGATTGAATCTTCAGATGTACCAGTAGAAAATCTTTCTTTCGAAAAAGATATTCTCAAACTTCTCAATTTTCTTCCGGAAGGTTGCCGGGCGATCTTTAATCTATTTGCCATTGAAGGGTATCCACACAAGGAGATTGCAACAATGCTTTCAATCAGTGAAGGAACGTCAAAATCCCAACTGAATTTCGCGAGAAAAAAACTTCAGGAACTTCTGGTTAATCACAACATTTAA
- a CDS encoding C1 family peptidase, with the protein MKNTKIASLLFVLSAGSIMFAQDDLINKLKNNQSQNANFQFTTLKDVGATSVKNQGSSGTCWSYSGNSFLESEMQRMGKKPVDLAEIFTARNSYHDKAKLYVLNNGAISWGDGGELHDVINMYKKYGAVPQDVYTGLKSGQTLNNFSEMQGKIKPVLDSLVQAASKGKLTDNWMASVDAILDEYLGKIPTNFTYEGKSYTPQTFAKEVVGINPEDYVEISSYKDYPYYQKFVVPIPDNWSHDSDWNVPMKDLTAIIDNAVSKGYSVGWATDVSEPYFSYKNGVAYVPDMDLDQITKDNKGTLFTEPKKDKTITEDMRQKALNNLSTTDDHGMHIVGLAKDQSGKEYYMVKNSWGVTNDFEGYIYVTRPYVEYKSTAILVHKNALPKSIKKQLKLTKNIGL; encoded by the coding sequence ATGAAAAATACCAAAATTGCGTCATTACTTTTTGTTTTGTCTGCAGGAAGTATAATGTTTGCTCAGGATGACTTAATCAACAAGTTAAAAAACAATCAATCTCAAAATGCTAATTTCCAGTTCACAACGTTGAAAGACGTAGGAGCAACTTCGGTAAAAAACCAAGGTTCTTCAGGAACCTGCTGGAGTTATTCAGGAAACTCTTTTCTTGAATCTGAAATGCAGAGAATGGGTAAAAAGCCAGTTGATTTAGCGGAAATTTTCACTGCAAGAAATTCTTATCATGATAAAGCAAAATTATACGTTCTAAATAATGGTGCCATCAGTTGGGGAGACGGAGGAGAATTGCACGACGTTATCAACATGTATAAAAAATACGGAGCAGTTCCTCAAGATGTTTACACAGGTTTAAAATCCGGACAAACATTGAACAATTTCTCTGAAATGCAGGGTAAAATAAAACCAGTTCTGGATAGCTTGGTTCAGGCTGCTTCCAAAGGGAAATTAACGGATAACTGGATGGCTTCTGTAGATGCTATTTTAGATGAATATTTAGGGAAAATTCCGACCAACTTTACGTACGAAGGAAAATCTTATACTCCGCAAACCTTTGCTAAAGAAGTGGTAGGTATCAATCCTGAAGATTATGTAGAAATTTCTTCTTATAAAGATTATCCATATTACCAAAAATTTGTAGTTCCAATTCCAGATAACTGGAGCCATGATTCTGACTGGAATGTACCGATGAAAGATTTAACTGCAATTATCGATAACGCAGTAAGCAAAGGATATTCTGTAGGTTGGGCAACCGACGTTTCCGAGCCTTATTTCTCTTACAAAAACGGAGTTGCTTATGTTCCGGATATGGATTTAGATCAAATTACTAAAGACAACAAAGGAACTTTATTCACAGAGCCTAAAAAAGACAAAACGATCACTGAAGATATGCGTCAAAAAGCCTTGAATAATCTATCTACAACCGATGATCACGGAATGCACATCGTAGGATTGGCAAAGGATCAGTCCGGAAAAGAGTATTATATGGTGAAGAATTCTTGGGGAGTTACCAATGATTTCGAAGGCTACATCTATGTAACCAGACCGTATGTTGAGTACAAATCTACAGCAATTCTTGTTCACAAAAATGCGCTTCCAAAGTCTATTAAAAAGCAATTGAAGCTCACTAAAAACATTGGATTATAA